Within the Candidatus Reidiella endopervernicosa genome, the region CTACGGCATGGAGCTGAAACAGACACTCAAGGCCGACACCGTCATCACGCCTGCAATGGTCAAACAGCCCCTGGCGATCAAACGCCGTGAAGGTGTCACCATACTCGCCTCCAGTGGAGGACTGGTGATTCGTGCCCGAGGAGAGGCAATGGGTGATGGTGCTATCGGTGAACGAATCAAGGTCAAGAACAGCAGTTCTAAACGTGTTATCGAGGCGACAATCATCCGCGCGGGTGTGGTTGAGGTTCGTCTTTAAATAGTTAAAATTATTTCTAAAGGTTTCCCGGTTGCTGCCGACAATTAGTGCAGATAACCTAAAAGTATAAAGTGGAGAGATAAGACAATGGGCATCGAAATCAATGGGTTAAACAACAGGGCTACCCAGGGCGCTGGAACCTCTAAGCAGGATAAGGAGGTTCAGGGTGGCAAGGGTGAATCGGCAGACAAGGGTGCTCCGACTACTCAGGGCGACAGTGTCAGCCTGACCGATACCGCTAGCCGTCTCAGCAATCTTAGTGAGGCGTTGGCCGACACACCGGTGGTCAATACCGATAAGGTTGCCGCATTCCGCGAGGCCATCGCGAATGGGAGCTATCAGGTCAATCCGGAGAAGGTTGCGGAGAAGCTGATGGGTCTTGAAGAGAGTCTGGGCTAAACAGCCAACAGTGGAGTCAATCATGGATCAGTCTCGTCATATCGCAATGCTCGTCGATCTGCTCGCCAACCAGCGAGCCAATGTCACAGCATTACTTGAGTTACTGAATCAGGAGCGCTCTGCACTGAGACAGAACGACACCGCCGAACTGGAGGTGTTAGCCGCTGAGAAAGAGACACAAATCGGGAAAATCGATGCCAACGACCAGAGGCGCGTCACCCTTCTCAAGGCAGCAGGTTACGAAAACAATCAGGCAGGCATGCAGCAGCTGATCGCTCGCCTGGGTAATGAACCGGTTCTTCTCGACACCTGGAATGGATTACTAGACGATCTGACCGAGTGTAAAAAGCTGAACGAGATCAATGGTGGTTCGATCGAACTGGTAAAACGTCATCTCCAGCGTGCCATTTCGATCGTCAACGGCCAGAGCCAGAGCCCTAGCCTCTATAACGACAGTGGTATATCTACCTCGCAGCACACCGGTCACACCATCGCCAAGGCTTAGCGCCTCGGATCATCAGCCAAACGTAGAAAAATCGGGTAGTATTGCGTGCTTAGCGAAATATTTAGACCGAAAGAGAAAAATACGGTCATGCAAGCGGTAATGGCTGAAAAAAACACCCCTAAAAAGAGCGAAGCTCAATATCTCAAAGATCCTGCGCAGATACGTTCAATATTGAAACGTATTCAGGAGTCGCACGCCCTGCTCTCGCTCAGCCTGCCCAACAGTAAGGGCACCTATAGCAGCTCATTGATCAATGTCATACACGATGATGAGACAGATGTTGTTGAGCTTGATGAACTCACCCCATCAATCGGTCACGACCACTTCATCAAATCGAGAGAGGCACGTGTCTATGCCAAGTTGAATGGCGTCGATGTCCGTTTTTCCTGTCACCTTAAAGGCATTAAGCGTAGCGACGACGGTTACCTCTCCTACGTCATCGACCTACCGAGACCGGTCGAGTATCACGAGCTGAGAAGTTATTTCCGTGTACCAATCAGCCTGGCCAGCAACATTCAGGTCACCATCGAATTGGAAGCTCATCACGTCACTGCGCTCATTTCCGATATCTCTCAAGGTGGTTTTGGTGCGGTTATTACCGACTCAGTGGTCAACGTATCTATTGGTGACGTCTATCCCTGCACCATTCAGCTTTCTAAAAAAGAGAAGATCGAGTGTTCAATTGAGATCAGAAACTCTCGTATCAATGACTTTACAGATAAACAACACATCGGTGCTCAGTTCCACAAGCTGACCCGTGCCCAGGAGTTACGCATCTCTAACCAAACCGCTCAGTTGCAGCGAGAGATGATTCGCAAAAACCTGTCGGTCTAATCCAAGCGGCGCATTCGCCTCACATCACGCCAGTAATCCACATCCCAGAGTGGCTTAAGCTCCTTCCACTCCATACCAGAGGCACGCATCAATCGGCGTGTCTGCTGCATCACCCGACCACTCCCCCACTCCACTGCAGAAAAAGGGAGTGAGGCGCCGCGACGCAGACCAACCAACACATAGCCGCCATCTTCAGCAGGACCAAAGACAGCGTCAGCTCCCTGCTCCAATACATCGAAGGCCTGCTGCAGATAGGAGGCATCAATCGACGGACAGTCGGTGCCGATCAACAGTGCATAGGGGGCATCGCTTAACATCACCCTAAAAGCAGATGCCATTCGCTCTCCTAGATCCAATCCATGCTGCACACACAGCTCAAATGAGTAGTATTGCTGTAGTCGTTGTGTAAAGGGGTGCCAACGATTCGGGGCAACCCAAAGCGTCACGGGGGCGAGGTCAGATTGTGAAACGGTTGCAACAGTCTGCACCACTAACTTTCGATGAATACGTGCTGCACCGATGGCCCCAGTAGCAGGTATCAGTCTGGTTTTAACACGCCCCGCCAGTGGCTGTTTCGCAAAGACGGCGATTCGACCCTTAGCAAATTTCACCCTACCGATACCAGCTTGAGAGCCGCTGTGGATCGACACCGATGAGATAGCAGAGACGCAGCCACCACATCAACAGGATGGTTCTCACCACACCACGCTGCAACCAGCGTCGCCCAGAGGTAACGACACGCTCGTGTAGAGCTATAGGCCTAGCCACCTGTCGCAGCCGTTTGCTCAACGCCACATCCTCCATCAATGCAATCGAAGGATAGCCACCAACACGCCAGAAGAGCCTGGTGGTCACAAAGATCGCCTGATCCCCCGTTGCCACTCCAGTCTGTTGTGAACGCAGATTCATCATCTTCTCAACCACACCGATCAGCGCTGTTTTAGGTTCGATAGAGACATCAAAACGTCCCCAGACCTCGGGCGAGGACTGCTGATTGATAGCCTGATGAAGCAGTACCAGTGCCGTTGCGGGCAACACCGTATCGGCATGGATAAACCAGAGTATATCTCCCCTTGCAACGTCCGCCCCCGCATTCATCTGGAGCGCACGACCCGATCTGGTGACTACCACCCTATCTGCTAGCTCATGTGCAAGCGCAACAGATTCATCACTGCTGCCACCATCGACAACAATCAGCTCAACCATCTCATCGCGCTGGTCATTAAGTTGCAATAACAGGGAGTGAAGCGCTATGGCATCGTTCAGCACAGGGATCACTACTGAGATCATGGACGCCTCAGATATCGTTTTTTGAACAGGTTTTTATAGGGCCGATAGGGACATAATAGTTTAGAGTCCAAGCTGATTTTATCTTTGTGTTGTCCCATTACATCAATCTCTGCGAAGGCATCCAGAAGACTCTTCTCTCCTATTGCGAGTGCCTCTCGGCGTAGTGGGGAACGGTGTTTCACACCGACCTTGATGTGGGGATTGGTGTTAATCTCATAGACCTGCATTCGTCCACCAACCAGACCATAGTCAGCCCTGCCATACTCAATACCCGCCTGCTGAAAGATCTTCATCAACTGCTCCGCATGTGGATTCTCGCGTACGTAGGCAATCTCATCACGAAAATCATCATCACTGGCAAGTCCAATCTTGCCGTACTTAACGTTCCAGTTATCTTCAATCACAAAGTGGTGAGCGACGATCCGATCACCCACTCTGAATGCACCATATTTTCGATAAACCGACGGTGATGTCTCCTCGGCACAAAATTCAACCACCAGTAGACCTCGCAAGGGGTAACCTGTCTCTCTAAGTTGCGTCAGAGAATTTTCAAGATCAGCCTGGGTGAGCAGCAGATCTGAGAGCGGCTTGCCGTGGTCGCCCTCCCACCTTACAAACACCGGAAACCGGCGAGGAGCAGGATACTCATCGGCACGATAGACGTCGAAATCATTGACTCCTAGACGGTGCAAACCTTTTAACAGTTCAACGCGACTTTGCGCCCTTGCGGGATTGTTTAGCGGTCGACAACCCTCGGCCTTATTCAAGGAGTGGTAAACCTCACTCGCAATACGTAACTCCCACGGCATCAGACGTTCCAGGTCAGAAAAGATATAGCTACCAGCAGTAAGCGATCGCTTGGCAAAAAGTTCATCGTAACTGGATGTTTTCAGATCAAAACCACCATCAGCCTCACTCAATGCCTCAACTGAATAGTCGTGTCCCGTTGCTGTGATGAAATTGATCATCGCTCCATTTATCCCCTCTCTCCTGCAAATACCCTGTATAAATCATTGATAATACTAGAGCTCTACTTTGACAGCAGAGGCTGATCATAGCTAATCTTCACGGGGTATCTTAATCAAATAAAGGAATAGACATGAACGATTCAAATAATAAGGAAGCAAAAGTCTCGATTGATCCCAGCAAACTCCTTGGCAGCCAATGGCTCGAAACCAGTTCAGACACTAGCGACGACGCAACAAACGGCGTC harbors:
- the flgM gene encoding flagellar biosynthesis anti-sigma factor FlgM; its protein translation is MGIEINGLNNRATQGAGTSKQDKEVQGGKGESADKGAPTTQGDSVSLTDTASRLSNLSEALADTPVVNTDKVAAFREAIANGSYQVNPEKVAEKLMGLEESLG
- a CDS encoding flagella synthesis protein FlgN, with product MDQSRHIAMLVDLLANQRANVTALLELLNQERSALRQNDTAELEVLAAEKETQIGKIDANDQRRVTLLKAAGYENNQAGMQQLIARLGNEPVLLDTWNGLLDDLTECKKLNEINGGSIELVKRHLQRAISIVNGQSQSPSLYNDSGISTSQHTGHTIAKA
- a CDS encoding flagellar brake protein — encoded protein: MAEKNTPKKSEAQYLKDPAQIRSILKRIQESHALLSLSLPNSKGTYSSSLINVIHDDETDVVELDELTPSIGHDHFIKSREARVYAKLNGVDVRFSCHLKGIKRSDDGYLSYVIDLPRPVEYHELRSYFRVPISLASNIQVTIELEAHHVTALISDISQGGFGAVITDSVVNVSIGDVYPCTIQLSKKEKIECSIEIRNSRINDFTDKQHIGAQFHKLTRAQELRISNQTAQLQREMIRKNLSV
- a CDS encoding TIGR04282 family arsenosugar biosynthesis glycosyltransferase, with translation MKFAKGRIAVFAKQPLAGRVKTRLIPATGAIGAARIHRKLVVQTVATVSQSDLAPVTLWVAPNRWHPFTQRLQQYYSFELCVQHGLDLGERMASAFRVMLSDAPYALLIGTDCPSIDASYLQQAFDVLEQGADAVFGPAEDGGYVLVGLRRGASLPFSAVEWGSGRVMQQTRRLMRASGMEWKELKPLWDVDYWRDVRRMRRLD
- a CDS encoding TIGR04283 family arsenosugar biosynthesis glycosyltransferase → MISVVIPVLNDAIALHSLLLQLNDQRDEMVELIVVDGGSSDESVALAHELADRVVVTRSGRALQMNAGADVARGDILWFIHADTVLPATALVLLHQAINQQSSPEVWGRFDVSIEPKTALIGVVEKMMNLRSQQTGVATGDQAIFVTTRLFWRVGGYPSIALMEDVALSKRLRQVARPIALHERVVTSGRRWLQRGVVRTILLMWWLRLCYLIGVDPQRLSSWYR